One region of Terriglobia bacterium genomic DNA includes:
- a CDS encoding four helix bundle protein: LRRASVSIGANIAEGSCRRGDVEFARFLQMAAGSASEVEYHLLLTRDLGLLEMPDYQRLSDETVEVKRMLASLMQKLRAEG, from the coding sequence AGCTGCGTCGGGCGTCGGTTTCCATCGGAGCCAACATCGCCGAGGGCTCCTGCCGGAGAGGGGATGTGGAGTTTGCACGGTTTCTGCAGATGGCCGCAGGCTCGGCGAGCGAAGTGGAGTATCACTTGCTCCTCACCCGGGACCTGGGACTGCTAGAAATGCCGGACTATCAACGCCTTTCCGACGAAACTGTCGAGGTGAAACGTATGCTGGCATCGCTGATGCAAAAGCTGAGAGCTGAGGGCTGA